The sequence below is a genomic window from Brassica napus cultivar Da-Ae unplaced genomic scaffold, Da-Ae ScsIHWf_1882;HRSCAF=2525, whole genome shotgun sequence.
GAGAATGCTGCTAGGGGTCGATACTTTTTCCTTGCTTGTCCTTTTTCGTAATTGTGTTTGCGACTGACTCTATAtgtatcttttttctttttatcaactTCTCTATATGTATCTTAAAAAAGTAGAAAATTGTGATACATGTTATTCCAAGTATTTACAATGTAAACTTCTTCAAGCCTTGAAACGTCAGAGAAACAGACATGTATATCATGACTTTTTCCCAATCTTCTGTTCACATtttcattatcttttttttttttttttgcatttgccGCATATTTTTGGTGTATTTTGATTAATATgtgaaattataaaatcatgttcaaaACATTAACATATGTGTTTCATATTACCGtgcaaataaataattaaatattaaaaagtattatatactttatataGTTATTTGGTGAAATCATATATCAGCTGTTATACCAGATATTACAATTTTGTTGATATCGACATTAAATATACAATAACATTGTTAaaaatagtcattttaaaaTGGTTTGGTCTGGAATGTAACCattttacagaatttttttaaaaaacaaagttCATCATGTGAACCAACTTCTGAGACACGTCTATACAGTATTGATAATAACCTTTTTAGGTGGCGTGCCTTTCATAACGTTGCATTATTGTTGAATCAAACATACTAGCATTGGTATacacttaaaataaataatatatagtggTGAAGAGCAACTAACATCCAAAACTGTAGTATtgaattagataatataaaagTCACTTTAACTGgcacacaaaaaaatatgaaaagtcagttcaaaaaaaaaaaatatgaaaagtcaAAACAATTTTTGTTCTATTGATGACTTTATAAAATCCTACTATCTTAGAAGGGATAATGCTGCAGCTGAAGCTGAATCAGTGGCCGgaactaattatttttcttgCTATGCCGAGGACTAACTAAGCGGCTTCTGTTAACCTGCCTAGGTTGAAGGTCATCGGACATGGCCGACGGTATTTTGAGTTCTTTCAAGATCGTAGAATTTGCTTTTCTTGCCAACTTATTATTGAGGATGAGAACCTTTTCGTTTTCCAAATCCAGCCTCAAATACCCGGTGCTACACTCCTCTATGACTTGACTTAGATGCTTCAGATTATCCACTTCGATTCCATTCACTTTCTTCACCTGTTTCCATTTCCAATGTATTTATACTTTTATTCAGATGAAACTCTTCtagtaaattaatatttaatttctgttttaaaataagCTTTAATCTGAACTTAAAGAGTAAGAGtaaacaataaatacattaccTGCAAATCTTCAAAACTGGCGTATCCTGCGTTGATGTCATCCTCTAAGATCTATAGCAGAAACAAAACTTTACTTTTAGCCCAAGTTATCCTCATTCACACGTTATGTTTTTTAAGTAAAATACTTTGCTTAGAAAAGGAATGCATAAAAAGGACAAACCTGAGAAATGATTACTATCTGTTCACTGGCTTTCTTGGGCATCTTTTTGGAAGAACACTCGCACATATAAGAGCCATCAATGTATGGTTGGGATAGAGGTACAAAAAGAAACCCTCCGTATATATAGTAACTTCGCATCTTGTCAAAATTATGCAATGGAACTAGCGGTTTCACCTGCGCACAATAGATAATCCATAACCTTGTTCACATGATAGTATCTAAAAAATGTGAACCACCAATTAAACTATAGTAGATGTCACAAAACTGTTTAGTTAAAATGTGAAGGAAGACTTACAGGTTTTAGACCGACGTTGAACTCACACTCTTTTCCCTCTCTTAACACTTTAATTAGAGCTGTTTCAGATGGTTTCTTCATAGAGACCAAATGCTTGAAATCTACGGTGTCCTGGTTAAGAAACGGAACTGTGCACATGTGGAAGGTTCAGTAAAACAcattgaaaaattatatatgcaATACTAGTACCTTTACTATCATTTCCTATAGGAACACCATCAATGGCCAGAATAACATCATCCTTTTTCAGAAAGTTGTAAGCATCGGACAGCGGGTTTATTTCGTTTACAAGAATCCCTGTCATATCTTTGCTCATCTTGAAATAGTCACGAATTTGTGCATTCCCCATCATCTGATATGATATATTCATTGAGCCGAAACTaacatgtttttcttcaacACAGTCTAAAAAGTGCTTAACTACTGGAGTTGGAATCATGTAACTGCAGGTGAAAATAATATAGTTAGTTAGACCTTTTATTTGTAAGGtcaagaaacaatttttttttgaaatatagttATGCTTATTATGAATAAACTGTAGATAAATTCAATCTTGAAATCTGCAACTGGACTCACCCAATACCATCGGACCAGaacaaaccttcaaatgctacACCAGCCACTTTGTTTCCCAAAAATACAGGACCACCACTATTTCCAGAATTGATAGCTGCATCTATTTGTACTGTGAGTAGCTCTGTCGAGCTGTGACTATATTCTTTTAGTTCAACTCTCGACACAACACCTTTTGTAACGGATATACTGTCACCACCTGCATCATATAATCATGTAAACTTACACGCATAAATTTCCTGCCTTTATATCTTCTAATTTCTTCTTGAGATATTTTATATTCAGTATGATAATCTAAAAACAATTACCACAAGGATAGCCAACAAGGTGCACCTCTTCCTGCAGCTTGGGTACGTCTCCAAGCTCCAAGAAGTTCATTCCCTCCCAAAACTCATCGTTATCGACCTCCAAGATGGCTAAATCACATTCATGCCCAATCATTCGAACTTTTGCTTTGTACTTGGTGGCTGAACCGTGCTTTTGTACTTTAACCGATGTGTGATTATCCACCACATGCGCATTTGTAATAATCTTCTTTCCCGATATTAAAAATCCTACAGCAATTCCACTCCAAGTATCAAAAACCAACTCAAATCTATTACTACATGTTACAATTATAAGTCTTAATATTAATGTGAGTTTttgtaatatatgtaaaataaattagtaaataCCAGAGCCAGAGCATTCATTCTGCATACTAATCTGCCAAGGTTGAAAAAGTCTAGGCTTGCTAGAGACGGTGAAGACCTTAACCACTGAGTTAAGAGCTAAATCAATAGCAGAAGGAGGAGTTGTCTTTTTTGCTTCATCCACaatagattcttctttctcTTGATGAGTAACCGGAGGAGTTGTATTTTTTGCTTCATCCACACtagattcttctttttcttgatgAGTAACCGAAGGAGTTGTGTTTTTTGCCTCATCCACACTAGATTCTTCTTTCTCTTGATGAGTAACCGAAGGAGTTGTGTTGTTCGCTTCATTCACAACGGGTTGTTCTTTTTCTTGTTGAATAAGTCCATTCATCCAACCTTGAAAGATGCTAGAGAACGAAAATTTGTTCACCACCGGGGTTATCTTATCTTTTGCAGTGTCAGATGGTGCGGGCGTTGATGTCTTAGAAGAAAAACAGCGCAGATTAGAAGATGAAACGTATCTCAGCGTTGCAGTCTTCGGGGCAGAATTGTTACAAACAACAAGAAATCGAGGAACAAGACCGCTCGAGTTGCAGTAGAACCTGGACATGGTACAGACAGAGCGGTACATCTTGAGCAGTTGATGCTTGATTGTAGGGTACAAGAGGGTTTAAGCAATTGCGAGTAGGTTTTAAACGATTAACTTGCACAAACCGGCAGCAATATATCGCTAAGGAACTTTTCCATAAGGTATTATGGAAAATGAACGAAACTACGATAGCGCAATTATGTAAAATGAACTAAACTATCTAATATATGATATTAGACTTCTTTCCATTTACACCAATAAAATATATGGTTTATTTCTGTTCTAAGAGGCAAGTTTTAGATATACTTGTTCTCCAAGATTTACTTATTTTCCAAGTTATAGTTAGTTTCTAAACTATTAACTCATGTACAAACGATCcattattcatttaataaaaaacatcaaTTCTTTCTCTTTTAGAAAAAATACAACATTGTCATCAATACGAAACTCTATTGATCTTGAGTTAAAAAGTATCTCtcatatattaattgagaaacattacaaattttttttgtaaccacatgtcatcattaggatgattcttagaatcattaaaaataggttggtctatctaaacatatattatacattttattaaactaattatcaaattgattacttttgtacaaaataatattttccatattttccttaaataaagctacggaattacctaatataacTAACATATTTATGACagttaatgattatgaatataaaaatttgataacaattttgtattctctcttctttttgtttaattttatattatttaaaagaaattaaacaatcacattaatcatgcaataatttttttatattatatgttatattttaattttttttaaaacgactaaaaattactaaaaatgtttaaagtcccatattgaaaattttaaaatcaatggtttaaccttttttgttataacaagataccgATCATAAAATCGTATAAATATGAAAcccatttaatagatatttatattaatatatatatatatatatatattttaatatacatatgttaattgagaaacattacaactttttttgtagccacatgtcatcattatgataattcttagaatcattaaaaataggttggtctatctaaacatatattatacattttattaaactaattatcaaattgattacttttgtacaaaataatattttccattttttccataaataaagctacggaattacctaatataacTAACATATTTGTGACAgataatgattatgaataataaaaatttgataacaattttgtattctctcttctttttgtttaattttatattattttaaaaaattaaacaattacattaatcatgcaataattttttttatattatatgttatattttaattttttttaaacgactaaAAATTgctaaaaatgtttaaagtcccatattgaaaattttaaaatcaaggGTTTAaccttttttgttataacaagataccgATCATAAAATCGtataaatatgaaatctcatttaatagatatttacactaatatatatatgtgtctattttaatatacatgtctattttaatatcgtttaaattaaaatatacaccatataaaaatacacaaatatattaatttcaaaatttgcattgaaaccGTATTGAGAcattaatattatgattttgaaatttgcatttaaaaaataacacattgaaaattttgtgattaatggtctaaagtttttgttacagcaaatacaaatgttaataaaatcatatgagtacgAAGTCTcaatactaaatatttttataaaatatattatatatctatctcAATATCattgaaattaaattatatataccatataaaataaattaaatggaTGTTTTGTCTTACTTACAAGAAAATATtgtcaataaataaaaagtattattttgatttatgtgtttactctaatttaattatgtacAAAATACgtaaataaacacaaaataaattttaatatgtaaaattcATTTATTTACATAATCTCATCTCGCGCATGGCGCAGATCTTAAACtagtatttgttttttgttatgTGATTTTAATCTCTATTCACTCATTTTTCGGATCATTTTTTTTACCGATTCATAGTTTGTAAAAATGAGTCTAATTTTATCGAtacttaattaaaatattatttattgataTTAGATCAATAATTATTATCAACTCATGGTTCATCCACATACTTAGACATCTCAATTAGGACTGAAGCCCGAACCCGTCCAGCCCTAAAAATTATCGGACTTTGGCTTAGTTTTATAAGCCCAAAAAATTGGACTCAGTTTTATAAGCACAAAAAAAATTCGGCTCTTCGAGGTTAGTTCATTTGGTCTTTGGGTATTGCAGGCCTAAACCCGTTTGGGCCAGGGCCAGCcagaaaacccaaaattttatactttagtttaaatattatcGTTCTTGTAATCAAAACcattattagtattgatatattgatttaaagtttttatcgAAACTctaataaagtaaatataaaagttgttaatgcattttattgtttgatcattacaagtgtcacattttaaattttgcaaatgTACCTTCTTTTTTTATGTACaacatgtttattttaaaatacaaagtATGAAACGTTTGGacatgtttatcataaattttgttctcttatatatttagtttaaatttatatttgataatctaaatcttattaaatttggtttgtttataCTATGTTTTTTAAAGCATACGAATAAGTAaaacattttgataaaaaaaaaaaaaaattataaactcactttatattttaaaacaaaaaaaaaacaaaaatacttttttaatgaaaattcacatgtaATAAAACGATGGAATtgacaatgacaaattatttttcgaaaagtCCAATAAAACCCGCAAAGCCTTATAACCCTATAAGGACCGGGCCGTGCTTTGAATTCTAGGTCCAAAATATTGTTGGACCGGGCTCAAATATTTATAGGATTAGCGGGTTTAGACCGGACCGGGCCGGGCCAACCCGAATTGAAAATCATTTGTGTTGACAATTATCAATCGActgagtttaaaattttctggTGGACAGTTTTGATTTAGCCTTGTTCCAAAGAGAGAAAATCTTTGATCACTTTGATGAGATCACCTCGACGTTCATAAATTAATgatcatctatactattaaaacagaatccTTACTATGATTCTGCCCTTgattttttaagttatttacaAAGAAATACCACTcttatatttttggttaaaaacattaattattatctaaaaacaattaaacaaacGTATTGCCTTATTTGAAATCTTAAACCAAGCATGTTTACATATACACATTCAAATTATATTTGGTTTAAGTTCGGACAGGgttgatatattttatacttttctGTTTTATAACTTAAGGTTCTCATACTGAAATTAGCTTATTCATATAACATGTCCCAACACATAATGCCAAAATATAATGTCCATCACTATTATATCATCAGACAttgtatattcttttaaaaacataatgttACCATCACTatactttttttaaataaactggATCATTTATGTGTAACAATATACAATGTGCGGTATtgctttgatatatatatatatgtaaaatggAATAGTATAACCCTAGCCCTAAGCTAGAAAACCCTACACTGTAACATGACGTGTAACATGAAGAAGCTATTTTAGTTATAAGCATCCCAACTAAATCGTAAAATATGTAAGCATTTTCTCATTTTcgttattatttatgatttttagcATCAATTTAGGAAAGAAACGAGCCGACTGTGTGAAGATATCCTTAGGAATAATTTGAAAAGCATGATTTTGTGCTTTCATTTTTCGAAGATTTACCATATATGGAAATATATAACTTCCATAATCCAAAGCATATATTACTAGGAATATCTTGTGGAACATTATACATCATTAAAGCcacgatttttaaaaaataaattttgaaaaatatcttTTGCATTTCTAAGATCATCAAATACACTATTTTAAACGATATTGGAtccataaaatatattaactttcCATATTTTCTACATGAATATTCATACTCATATTGTGTACCCAACTTTATTTCCTAGCCTACACTATTAGTATAAAGTTTTTAGTTGACAATGCTAActgatttgaaaaataaaaatagaaatttataacgcaaaatcaaaatcaacaaTTTATggatatattcaaaataatcCTATACCATaaacttttatgattttaaatatttatttaaaatgtcaGAATAACTTTGTGATTTTGTACGAGGTGAGTTGAacaaacatattaatatatttaaataaattttgatcaAATTTGAAATGATTAATAATATGGATTATATTATTgcattttaaatcaataaaaacgaaatcaatgtaataaatactttaaataaatagattacCATAACACGGTccaaataatttgaaatttacaaaattttagtCCATTTAAGATAAACTAGGGATCGTTACCCGCGCCAAGGCGCGgagtttttgtattttaatctCTTCTTGCCTCTTGCTTACTAATCTAGCATTCAGTTTTTCAATGTATTTTATCTTCGCCCTCTCCTCTTGTCTTGTTTACATTTATTTTCACATTCTGTCGTTTGATTTGTCTTAGTTTTGGCTTGTGTAATAACTTAAACATACTCattcttctttcattctttattgattgatatttttatctcgcTTAACTCTGTGTTGCCACTAATTTGCTCGAATCATTCTGCTTCGTATTCTTTTCATATTCATTAACTATTGTCTCCAGtctctttaaatcctaaaaatcctatgtgttcttttgtttattagatcacatattaaatattgttgaaactgtttatttatttctaataaaTCCTTACGTTTATAAATAAGATGATATGGACAAAAGACttattataatttagttgaaattaaagtctaaagtagaagttattaaacttgcaatccttctttttgtcatccaagatagctttagtcaaatcaattatattgatttagaaaaccCATAAGCTATTTTAATCCCAAACAACCAAAAAACAGGCGCATTTGTTATTGACGCTGCGACGGGTTTCCTTTACTATAAACATAATTGCTTGTCACAACTGTTAATAAACCCAAATGTGCTTACAAAAGCTACCCATATACGAGATTCatactcatttctctttctctagtcATCTTCTATGTTAGTAGCTATCATAATACAATCATCATACAAAGGATATATCTCTTGGTTCCATATATAACATGCAAAAAGACTGTTTTCTGCAGACTCCATGATCACtgagtattataaatatcaaactctGTCAATGGTCTATTTATATGTTGAGGAAAGACCTCGAAATGTAGCTTCCAAATAATGATTTCCAGGTCAACACATTGCATGTTAACCTCCACAATGGGATCAGTAGATCTGCAGATACCGCTACATGTCGAGTCAAACGCAGCTACACATATGTTCCCTGCTTGTGCTTTTCATTCACAATCTGCAATTCTCCCAAGAACCAGAATCAATGTTAAATGAGGTAAAAGTTTTAGAGTCACAACAGACTTTGTATAGCCAATCCCAATAAAAAACACCCAACGTAACATCCCCACTTGCCTATTTGTGCAGAAAATGACTTGATCATTATATAGTAACACCGAGAAGTTAGATGGAGAATGAGGTATGAATGCAAAATAGACAAAACAGTTAAAATCTTACTGATTAtggaaaatataagaaatcaattctcttgaaaTGGCGTATAACTGTTCAATAGCGTGACAGAAGTACTTGTTCATGTTCTCACGAAACTTCCAattctaaatgtatatataaatctattagagTTATTGTCAGCGCTCTGTTGCGATAtttgttagctaaaataatTCATCCAACATAATTGGAAAAAGAAACCAACGAAATTGTAAAGCTAACCATAAGCTTAGATGCTTTTGATGTCCTGACACATTGCAATCTTAGTGATTTCACTGTCAAAAGAAACAAACTCAGCAGTCATATACATCTGAGACATTTATTTACAAACGGTTCCTAGCACAGAAAAAGCATATTATTATGTTACGGATGATAACTGTAATGCATAAATacagtttagaatttttttcaactgaacATTTGTGCCTACTGAATTACCTTACAACACCCACTGCATTGTGATTTTGACATGCTAAAGCTGAGAATCAACATTAGAGCTTGCGTTAGCATTTGGAACATGAAATATAGCACCATCAATTTCAAGTGTTAATTCCATTGACAATAGCTGTGCAAAAGAACTCTGCTAGTAAGGTAATCGTGATTAGTAATCTTTACATCTTAGTGTCGTGCAACTTCAAAACGATAGACACTTACAATCGACGGCTCTCAAAGATGGACCGCAAACCATCTAATGATATGCTTACCTCGTCGTATAAGTAATCCATGTCACTTCCCTCCCACGGTAACGTTGCTGGTGCAGATCAATTCCCTCCACCTCTTCCTCGTCATTAGGATGCTCTGCAATATACCCTCTGTAAGGTTCAAATTTATGTCGCTAGAATtatcagagaaagaaatataaagtaccctccaaatcttcgggagcatcgacattttctttattcaatgatcttcgttcaacctaacaaccatcaaaataaaaagaacgtgAGACACataatcttcaaaatccaagtttaataatggaaaaaaaaactcaagaagacagaaaatgtcaaacactcactggcttcttcttcttttacttcttaGCTCCCGTATATGAACTGTCAAAGCCATCATTATTTGCAggaaaaaagattaaacaaagcaactgatgaaaagaaacaaatatgtttcacaacacaaactcttcttgaacaatCAGACAACGGATAATATGTCTCCCG
It includes:
- the LOC106381292 gene encoding putative protease Do-like 3, mitochondrial isoform X1; the protein is MYRSVCTMSRFYCNSSGLVPRFLVVCNNSAPKTATLRYVSSSNLRCFSSKTSTPAPSDTAKDKITPVVNKFSFSSIFQGWMNGLIQQEKEQPVVNEANNTTPSVTHQEKEESSVDEAKNTTPSVTHQEKEESSVDEAKNTTPPVTHQEKEESIVDEAKKTTPPSAIDLALNSVVKVFTVSSKPRLFQPWQISMQNECSGSGFLISGKKIITNAHVVDNHTSVKVQKHGSATKYKAKVRMIGHECDLAILEVDNDEFWEGMNFLELGDVPKLQEEVHLVGYPCGGDSISVTKGVVSRVELKEYSHSSTELLTVQIDAAINSGNSGGPVFLGNKVAGVAFEGLFWSDGIGYMIPTPVVKHFLDCVEEKHVSFGSMNISYQMMGNAQIRDYFKMSKDMTGILVNEINPLSDAYNFLKKDDVILAIDGVPIGNDSKVPFLNQDTVDFKHLVSMKKPSETALIKVLREGKECEFNVGLKPVKPLVPLHNFDKMRSYYIYGGFLFVPLSQPYIDGSYMCECSSKKMPKKASEQIVIISQILEDDINAGYASFEDLQVKKVNGIEVDNLKHLSQVIEECSTGYLRLDLENEKVLILNNKLARKANSTILKELKIPSAMSDDLQPRQVNRSRLVSPRHSKKNN
- the LOC106381292 gene encoding putative protease Do-like 3, mitochondrial isoform X2, with amino-acid sequence MNGLIQQEKEQPVVNEANNTTPSVTHQEKEESSVDEAKNTTPSVTHQEKEESSVDEAKNTTPPVTHQEKEESIVDEAKKTTPPSAIDLALNSVVKVFTVSSKPRLFQPWQISMQNECSGSGFLISGKKIITNAHVVDNHTSVKVQKHGSATKYKAKVRMIGHECDLAILEVDNDEFWEGMNFLELGDVPKLQEEVHLVGYPCGGDSISVTKGVVSRVELKEYSHSSTELLTVQIDAAINSGNSGGPVFLGNKVAGVAFEGLFWSDGIGYMIPTPVVKHFLDCVEEKHVSFGSMNISYQMMGNAQIRDYFKMSKDMTGILVNEINPLSDAYNFLKKDDVILAIDGVPIGNDSKVPFLNQDTVDFKHLVSMKKPSETALIKVLREGKECEFNVGLKPVKPLVPLHNFDKMRSYYIYGGFLFVPLSQPYIDGSYMCECSSKKMPKKASEQIVIISQILEDDINAGYASFEDLQVKKVNGIEVDNLKHLSQVIEECSTGYLRLDLENEKVLILNNKLARKANSTILKELKIPSAMSDDLQPRQVNRSRLVSPRHSKKNN